A part of Jaculus jaculus isolate mJacJac1 chromosome 17, mJacJac1.mat.Y.cur, whole genome shotgun sequence genomic DNA contains:
- the LOC101611922 gene encoding prolactin-like, with translation MVRRGCGARWAAGGRGAWCAPDAVGRGGSRQAVWVVVGRGVQLGGCHLRKAYFRMQQILHKKRKRDKSQVISVLVAGSLLLLLMSNLLLWENSNAAHVCNGHCQMTLGNLFENASKLSDYINIVSSDALDAFHQKYASGEDFLNKVPMICHKTSFTVPKTMEQVYQMESEDLLKRIISILRSWNHCLQHLVNEMSGMKEDPESILTKIRYIDEKITSLLENIIIILRKVHPGALENGEYPVLSRLASLQVANEDYRIFAFYSLLRCLHTDSNKVTFYVKLLRCRLVHKNNC, from the exons ATGGtgcgcaggggttgtggggctCGCTGGGCCGCTGGGgggcgtggggcttggtgcgctcCTGATGCGGTGGGTCGCGGTGGGTCGCGGCAGGCGGTGTGGGTGGttgtgggtcgcgggg tgcagctaggcggttgccatcttcgAAAAGCTTACTTTAGAATGCAGCAAATACTGCATAAAAAGAGAAAGCGAG ATAAGTCCcaggtgatttctgtccttgTAGCAGGGTCACTTCTCCTGCTACTGATGTCAAATCTGCTATTGTGGGAAAACTCAAACGCTGCACATGTATGCAATGGGCACTGCCAGATGACACTTGGGAACCTGTTTGAAAATGCAAGCAAGTTATCTGACTACATCAATATCGTCTCTTCAGATGCATTAGATGCCTTT CATCAAAAGTATGCCTCAGGAGAGGATTTCCTGAACAAGGTGCCCATGATTTGCCACAAAACCTCCTTCACTGTTCCAAAAACCATGGAGCAGGTGTACCAGATGGAA TCTGAAGACCTTCTGAAAAGAATTATCAGTATTTTACGCTCCTGGAATCACTGTTTGCAACATCTAGTGAATGAAATGAGTGGCATGAAAGAAGACCCTGAAAGTATCCTAACAAAAATCAGGTATATTGATGAAAAAATCACAAGCCTTCTGGAGAACATTATAATTATACTCAGAAAG gTTCACCCTGGAGCTTTGGAAAATGGGGAGTACCCTGTCTTGTCAAGACTGGCATCCTTGCAGGTGGCCAATGAAGACTATCgcatttttgctttttatagCCTATTGCGCTGTCTGCACACAGATTCAAATAAGGTTACCTTTTATGTCAAGCTTCTAAGATGCAGACTTGTCCATAAAAATAACTGCTAA